In Neorhizobium sp. NCHU2750, a single genomic region encodes these proteins:
- a CDS encoding uracil-DNA glycosylase family protein, translated as MVVTDPRRLADLTAAIAACRICRDQPLHGDPLPHEPRPVAILSPTAKLLIAGQAPGLKVHESGLPFNDASGNRLRDWMGVSREEFYDKSRIAIVPMGFCFPGYDARGSDLPPRRECAPAWRNEVLSAMPQIDTILVVGQYAAAWHLGRRRARSMTETVRNWRDYFLVNDGPRLLPLPHPSWRNTAWLKKNPWFEQDVLPVMRQAVDSLIRETNFG; from the coding sequence ATGGTCGTGACCGATCCGCGCCGGCTCGCCGATCTCACGGCAGCGATCGCTGCCTGCCGGATCTGTCGCGATCAGCCGCTCCATGGCGATCCGCTTCCGCACGAGCCACGACCGGTCGCAATCCTGTCTCCCACGGCGAAACTGTTGATCGCCGGGCAGGCGCCGGGGCTCAAGGTGCATGAAAGCGGCCTGCCGTTCAACGATGCCTCGGGCAATCGGCTGCGTGACTGGATGGGCGTAAGTCGCGAAGAGTTCTATGATAAAAGCCGCATTGCCATCGTGCCGATGGGCTTCTGTTTTCCGGGCTATGACGCCAGGGGCAGCGACCTTCCTCCCAGACGCGAATGCGCGCCCGCCTGGCGAAATGAGGTTCTGTCGGCCATGCCGCAGATCGACACGATCCTTGTCGTCGGGCAATATGCTGCGGCGTGGCATCTGGGACGGCGGCGCGCCAGGAGCATGACGGAGACGGTGCGGAACTGGCGGGACTATTTTCTCGTTAACGACGGACCGAGACTACTGCCGCTGCCGCATCCGAGTTGGCGCAATACGGCCTGGCTGAAGAAAAATCCCTGGTTCGAACAAGACGTGCTGCCGGTGATGAGGCAGGCTGTGGATAGCTTGATACGCGAAACGAATTTCGGTTAA
- a CDS encoding Lrp/AsnC family transcriptional regulator, which yields MDRLDRKILRILQEDSTLAVADLAKKVGLSTTPCWRRIQKMEEDGVIRRRVALLDPGKVNTKVTVFVSIRTASHSIEWLKRFSEVVVDFPEVVEFYRMSGDVDYLLRVVVPDIAAYDAFYKRLISKIEIRDVSSVFAMEQIKYTTELPLDYMLLDNQKSGDD from the coding sequence ATGGATCGTCTGGACCGCAAGATACTGCGCATATTGCAGGAGGATTCCACTCTGGCGGTTGCGGATCTCGCCAAGAAGGTCGGTCTGTCGACGACGCCCTGCTGGCGCCGCATCCAGAAGATGGAAGAGGATGGCGTCATCCGCCGTCGCGTGGCGCTGCTCGATCCGGGCAAGGTCAACACCAAGGTGACGGTTTTCGTCTCGATCCGCACCGCCAGCCACTCGATCGAATGGCTGAAGCGCTTTTCCGAAGTGGTGGTCGATTTCCCCGAAGTCGTAGAATTCTACCGCATGAGCGGCGACGTCGATTATCTCCTGCGCGTCGTCGTGCCGGATATCGCCGCCTATGACGCCTTCTACAAGCGGCTGATTTCCAAGATCGAGATCCGCGACGTCTCCTCCGTCTTCGCCATGGAGCAGATCAAGTACACGACCGAACTGCCGCTCGACTACATGCTGCTCGACAACCAGAAATCCGGCGACGACTGA
- a CDS encoding NAD(P)-dependent oxidoreductase, which yields MAKVAFIGLGVMGFPMAGHLKVKGGHDVTVYNRTASKAGDWAAKFGGHTGATPAEAARNADFVFTCVGNDDDLRSVTTGETGVLSAMKKGAVLIDNTTASAEVARELGEAAKDKGIDFLDAPVSGGQAGAENGVLTVMCGGEQAVFDRAELVIGAYARMVGLMGPVGSGQLTKMMNQICIAGIVQGLAESIHFGKQAGLDIGKVIDVISKGAAGSWQMENRYKAMDQGKYDFGFAVDWMRKDLGIVLTEARRNGAKLPLTALVDQFYGDVQAMSGNRWDTSSLLARLERK from the coding sequence ATGGCGAAAGTGGCATTCATCGGTCTCGGCGTAATGGGGTTCCCGATGGCGGGACATCTCAAGGTGAAGGGCGGCCACGACGTCACCGTCTATAACCGCACGGCGAGCAAGGCTGGCGACTGGGCGGCGAAATTTGGCGGGCACACGGGCGCGACGCCGGCGGAAGCCGCCAGAAATGCCGATTTCGTCTTCACCTGCGTCGGCAATGACGACGATCTCCGCTCGGTGACAACGGGCGAGACCGGCGTTCTTTCGGCGATGAAGAAAGGCGCGGTGCTGATCGACAACACGACGGCCAGCGCCGAAGTGGCGCGCGAACTCGGGGAAGCGGCGAAAGACAAGGGCATCGATTTCCTCGACGCTCCAGTGTCTGGAGGCCAGGCCGGGGCTGAAAATGGCGTGCTCACCGTGATGTGCGGTGGCGAACAGGCGGTGTTTGATCGGGCAGAGCTGGTGATCGGTGCCTATGCCCGCATGGTCGGCCTGATGGGACCGGTCGGCAGCGGCCAGCTGACCAAGATGATGAACCAGATCTGCATTGCCGGCATCGTCCAGGGGCTTGCGGAATCCATCCATTTCGGCAAGCAGGCCGGGCTCGACATCGGCAAGGTCATCGACGTCATTTCCAAGGGTGCCGCCGGCTCGTGGCAGATGGAAAACCGCTACAAGGCGATGGATCAGGGCAAATACGATTTCGGCTTTGCCGTCGACTGGATGCGCAAGGATCTCGGCATCGTGCTGACGGAGGCCCGCCGCAACGGCGCCAAGCTGCCGCTCACTGCCCTTGTCGACCAGTTCTACGGCGACGTGCAGGCCATGAGCGGCAATCGCTGGGATACATCCTCGCTGCTGGCACGGCTGGAGCGAAAGTAG
- a CDS encoding aliphatic sulfonate ABC transporter substrate-binding protein, translating to MATGINTFRHTRRQALALIGAATAGMALPFGGQAMAATKELRIGWQKNGVLALAKSQGALEKRFADRGIKVSWSEFTSGPPLLEALGAGALDFGPTGDVPPLFAQAARGNLVYVGTYRGSSEGSAILVRKDSPIEKIEDLKGKKLAFKRGSSAHNVAVKVLRKGGLQPSDVTLVDLAPPDAAAAFKNGSIDAWSIWDPYTAIAEADPQTRVLTTADGILDTWSYFLGNGDFAAANGELIVEVIDELKKVGGAAQANFDETVKAIASITGVPEDITKVVLSRKGADLGAVATVSDDAVKYQQALADEFYDLKIIPRKLDVGDIVWRPKAS from the coding sequence ATGGCGACAGGCATCAACACATTTCGGCACACACGTCGGCAGGCACTCGCGCTGATCGGCGCCGCAACGGCCGGAATGGCCCTCCCGTTCGGTGGCCAAGCCATGGCGGCGACGAAGGAACTGCGCATCGGCTGGCAGAAGAACGGCGTTCTGGCGCTGGCCAAAAGCCAGGGCGCGCTCGAAAAGCGCTTTGCCGATCGCGGCATCAAGGTCTCCTGGTCGGAATTCACCTCCGGGCCGCCGCTGCTCGAGGCGCTTGGCGCCGGTGCGCTCGATTTCGGCCCGACCGGCGATGTGCCGCCGCTGTTTGCCCAGGCAGCCCGCGGCAATCTCGTCTATGTCGGCACCTATCGCGGCAGTTCCGAAGGCTCGGCCATTCTGGTGCGCAAGGATAGCCCGATCGAGAAGATCGAGGACCTGAAAGGCAAAAAGCTCGCCTTCAAGCGCGGTTCGAGCGCCCATAACGTCGCCGTCAAGGTGCTCCGCAAGGGCGGCCTTCAACCGTCTGATGTCACGCTGGTCGACCTTGCGCCGCCGGATGCGGCTGCCGCCTTCAAGAACGGCTCGATCGACGCATGGTCGATCTGGGATCCCTATACGGCGATTGCGGAAGCCGATCCGCAGACCCGCGTACTGACGACGGCCGACGGCATTCTGGATACCTGGAGCTATTTCCTCGGAAACGGTGACTTTGCCGCTGCCAATGGCGAACTGATCGTCGAGGTCATCGACGAACTGAAAAAGGTCGGCGGTGCGGCACAGGCCAATTTCGACGAGACGGTAAAGGCGATCGCCTCGATCACCGGCGTGCCGGAAGACATCACGAAAGTGGTCCTTTCCCGCAAGGGTGCCGATCTCGGCGCCGTCGCCACCGTCTCCGACGATGCGGTCAAATACCAGCAGGCGCTGGCGGACGAATTCTACGACCTGAAGATCATCCCGCGCAAACTCGATGTCGGCGACATCGTCTGGCGCCCGAAGGCGAGCTGA
- the ssuD gene encoding FMNH2-dependent alkanesulfonate monooxygenase, with product MTDHAKPIDFLWFIPTAGDGSYLGGSDLNRPPEHRYLRELAQAVDRLGYSGVLLPTGVSCEESFVTAAALAPFTEKLKFLVAIRPGTAAPAYYARLAAALDRVSNGRLLLNIVVGGNPSELAGDGIFLEHDERYAHAEEFFQVFEDLVTTGHADLDGKHIKARDAKLGFPTIQEPRPPLYFGGSSDAGIEFFAGRGDKYLTWGEPPEQVEQKIKAVRAAAERRGRDVSFGIRLHFIVRETDEEAWQAADRLISKLSDETIAKAQAHFARDSDSVGQRRMAALHNGRRDKLEVSPNLWAGIGLVRSGAGTALVGSPKTVAARLKEYQDLGIETVIGSGYPHLEEAYRVAELLFPELGITREQQRAGFGNEFGGERHVFGGGGHSTIRAVAAS from the coding sequence ATGACCGATCACGCAAAACCCATCGATTTTCTCTGGTTCATTCCGACGGCCGGCGACGGCAGCTATCTTGGCGGAAGCGACCTGAACCGCCCGCCGGAGCATCGCTACCTGCGCGAGCTCGCCCAGGCCGTCGACCGTCTCGGCTATTCCGGCGTGCTTCTGCCGACCGGGGTCTCCTGCGAGGAATCCTTCGTCACCGCCGCAGCATTGGCGCCCTTCACGGAAAAGCTGAAATTCCTCGTGGCGATCCGCCCCGGCACCGCCGCGCCCGCCTATTACGCCCGCCTTGCGGCAGCGCTCGACCGGGTGTCGAACGGCCGGTTGCTCCTCAATATCGTCGTAGGCGGCAATCCGTCGGAACTCGCGGGCGACGGCATCTTTCTCGAACATGACGAGCGCTATGCCCATGCAGAGGAATTCTTCCAGGTCTTCGAAGATCTGGTGACCACGGGCCATGCCGATCTCGACGGCAAACACATCAAGGCGAGGGATGCCAAGCTCGGCTTCCCGACCATCCAGGAGCCGCGCCCGCCGCTCTATTTCGGCGGATCGTCGGATGCCGGCATCGAATTCTTTGCCGGCCGCGGCGACAAGTACCTCACCTGGGGCGAACCGCCCGAACAGGTGGAGCAGAAGATCAAGGCAGTGCGTGCCGCGGCCGAAAGGCGGGGCAGGGACGTCTCCTTCGGCATCCGGCTGCATTTCATCGTCCGCGAAACGGATGAGGAGGCATGGCAGGCCGCCGACAGGCTGATCTCGAAACTCTCCGACGAGACGATCGCCAAGGCGCAGGCGCATTTCGCCAGGGATTCGGATTCGGTCGGCCAGCGCCGCATGGCAGCGCTGCACAATGGCCGCCGCGACAAGCTGGAAGTCTCCCCCAATCTCTGGGCCGGCATCGGTCTGGTGCGCTCCGGCGCCGGTACGGCGCTGGTCGGATCGCCGAAGACGGTAGCGGCACGGCTGAAGGAATATCAGGATCTCGGCATCGAGACAGTGATCGGCTCCGGCTATCCGCATCTGGAAGAGGCCTATCGCGTCGCCGAGCTTCTCTTCCCGGAATTGGGGATTACGCGCGAACAGCAGCGCGCCGGCTTCGGCAACGAGTTCGGTGGCGAAAGGCATGTCTTCGGCGGCGGCGGCCACTCGACCATCCGCGCGGTGGCTGCATCCTGA
- a CDS encoding ABC transporter permease subunit, translating into MTTIDMFSDGGRIRRLADEDNNPVARTGTTSPPRAAAEKGARVGDRPRILSEAGETKNTRAAGSNTGAARERLIRGFANDGRLLPYLLPVTLILLWQAGSSAGIIADRIMPAPAAVVAAFWERLLSGELAENIAVSGARAFAGLLVGGSIGFLLGIANGVSKLSEQLTDTTLQMLRTIPHLAMIPLVILWFGIGEEAKLFLTSLGVLFPVYLNTYHGVRNVDRDLVEMGRVYGMSSWSLFRKVIFPGALPSIFVGLRYALGIMWLTLIVSESIAANSGIGYMANTAREFMMTDVVVLSLVIYAILGKLADVVARTLERRALAWNIAYQK; encoded by the coding sequence ATGACGACAATCGACATGTTTTCCGATGGCGGCCGCATCAGGCGCCTTGCCGACGAAGACAATAATCCGGTGGCACGAACCGGCACGACATCCCCTCCCAGGGCTGCGGCGGAGAAAGGTGCGCGGGTTGGAGATCGCCCGCGCATCCTCTCCGAAGCGGGTGAGACAAAGAACACCAGGGCGGCCGGCAGTAACACTGGCGCTGCCAGGGAGAGGCTGATCCGCGGCTTTGCCAATGACGGCCGCTTGCTGCCCTATCTCCTGCCGGTGACATTGATCCTGCTATGGCAGGCCGGCTCATCGGCCGGCATCATCGCCGATCGCATCATGCCGGCACCGGCGGCCGTTGTTGCCGCCTTCTGGGAAAGGCTGCTCTCGGGCGAACTGGCGGAAAATATCGCCGTCAGCGGTGCGCGTGCCTTTGCCGGCCTTCTGGTTGGCGGCTCGATCGGCTTCCTGCTCGGCATCGCCAACGGCGTGTCGAAACTCTCCGAACAGCTGACCGACACCACGCTGCAGATGCTGCGCACCATTCCGCATCTGGCGATGATCCCGCTCGTCATCCTCTGGTTCGGCATCGGCGAGGAGGCAAAACTGTTTTTGACCTCGCTCGGCGTCCTCTTTCCGGTCTATCTCAACACCTATCACGGCGTCCGCAATGTCGATCGCGACCTCGTGGAGATGGGCCGCGTCTACGGCATGAGCAGCTGGTCGCTGTTTAGGAAAGTCATCTTTCCCGGCGCGCTTCCTTCGATCTTCGTCGGCCTGCGCTATGCGCTCGGCATCATGTGGCTGACGCTGATCGTGTCGGAATCGATCGCCGCCAATTCCGGCATCGGTTACATGGCCAATACCGCCCGCGAATTCATGATGACCGACGTCGTGGTCCTGTCGCTCGTCATCTACGCCATACTCGGCAAGCTTGCCGATGTTGTTGCCAGAACACTGGAACGCCGGGCGCTTGCCTGGAATATCGCTTACCAGAAATGA